Proteins found in one Haloferax litoreum genomic segment:
- a CDS encoding ABC transporter permease subunit — translation MRELDIALFEFDQRRRGILIVTALLVATVGLTIAVFPSFGQADVDFNELLESYPEEFRSAFVGSVTDISSLEGYLVVELYQLVWLLIVGSYFAYAAGSLIAGEVDRQSVELILVRPVSRTRFVVGKFLAMLPAVVLVDIVVFVAVILGAGLIDEEIRISRLVLVHAVGGLYLVDCVAIGLLTSAFFQRVRRAQGAAIGIVFGTFLLDSLTMDTDYEFLGSLSLTRYIDPGELLVAGDVDWGGVAVLLVTTCVLVVLAAEVFERRDLS, via the coding sequence ATGCGTGAACTCGACATCGCCCTGTTCGAGTTCGACCAGCGACGGCGTGGAATCCTCATCGTCACCGCGTTACTCGTGGCGACAGTCGGCCTCACTATCGCCGTCTTCCCCTCGTTCGGGCAGGCGGACGTGGACTTCAACGAACTGCTGGAGTCGTATCCCGAAGAGTTCCGGTCCGCGTTCGTCGGGAGCGTCACCGACATCTCGTCGCTCGAAGGCTACCTCGTCGTCGAACTCTACCAACTCGTCTGGTTGCTCATCGTCGGGAGTTACTTCGCCTACGCGGCGGGGTCACTCATCGCCGGTGAAGTCGACCGGCAGTCGGTAGAACTGATACTCGTCCGCCCGGTGTCGCGCACCCGGTTCGTCGTCGGGAAGTTCCTCGCGATGCTCCCTGCGGTCGTCCTCGTCGATATCGTCGTCTTCGTGGCCGTCATCCTCGGTGCCGGTCTCATCGACGAGGAGATTCGAATCTCTCGGCTCGTTCTGGTCCACGCCGTCGGTGGCCTCTACCTCGTGGACTGTGTCGCCATCGGACTCCTCACCTCGGCGTTCTTCCAGCGAGTCCGGCGGGCACAGGGTGCCGCCATCGGCATCGTCTTCGGGACGTTCCTCCTCGACTCGCTGACGATGGACACCGACTACGAGTTCCTCGGTTCGCTCTCTCTCACACGGTACATCGACCCCGGCGAACTCCTCGTCGCTGGCGACGTCGACTGGGGCGGCGTAGCCGTCTTGCTCGTCACCACGTGCGTTCTCGTGGTTCTCGCGGCCGAGGTGTTCGAACGCCGCGACTTGTCCTGA
- a CDS encoding COG1361 S-layer family protein: MIRRTQRLSVALLAALVVLSTLVGATGSAAAVTRVSGSPDLSLVAPENRLVAGSESVVEVFVVNTGTITEDGPEEYEALVQTARALTFEAESEGPITVASGEIPVGTVPEGVSGPVSLRLRVAEGAKPGTYEIPVEFSYDYTSTVRVDGENVQTTHRSRSITRELEVVVERRPAFGVETVDSTLAVGDTGTIAFDLTNVGPVDAEDATVTVTSTDPEVTFGDGVPSAQSFVGDWDAGATERVEFRTRVAEDAIVRNYSVELTVTYRDQDGQQRTSRTIVAGVRPTRGAAFELVDVDSAVAVGDTGTLTLELQNVGDATASGTTVALESTDSEITFGAGAPAAEAYVGAWEPGETKRVSFRTRVADDALDRPYSLDVGVTFRNPGGGRKTETLVAGLDPGAGPAFSVSIEESTLRVGGVGRVTGTVENVGESEARDVVLRLDANGTAMTPTDLEVTVGTLGPGESAEFEYAIGLAEGATPGPRRLPFVVEYRPPGDEMRAFDRTDVLAEASARNPTITVEPRNATFEVDSTGRLVLAVTNTEDTPQTDVTVRLVAEEPLSSEDAVAFIPRLEGGETRLVVFDLEVSDDAVPKTQAVGVGVNYTDDAGRQLTTGTQQVAVEVVEPATSFPILPAAVAVLALAGVGYWWYRRR; encoded by the coding sequence ATGATTCGACGTACACAGCGACTGAGCGTCGCACTCCTCGCCGCCCTCGTAGTGTTGTCCACCCTCGTGGGTGCGACCGGAAGTGCCGCGGCCGTAACGCGCGTTTCGGGGAGCCCCGACCTCTCTCTCGTCGCACCGGAGAACCGCCTCGTCGCCGGCAGTGAATCCGTCGTCGAGGTGTTCGTCGTCAACACGGGCACCATCACCGAAGACGGCCCCGAAGAGTACGAAGCACTCGTCCAGACCGCCCGTGCACTGACGTTCGAAGCCGAATCGGAAGGGCCGATAACCGTCGCCAGCGGTGAGATACCGGTGGGGACCGTTCCCGAGGGCGTCTCCGGCCCCGTATCGCTCAGACTCCGTGTCGCAGAAGGAGCAAAGCCGGGTACCTACGAGATTCCGGTCGAGTTCTCCTACGACTACACCTCGACCGTCCGCGTGGACGGCGAGAACGTCCAGACCACGCACCGAAGTCGAAGCATCACGCGCGAACTCGAAGTCGTCGTCGAACGCCGCCCCGCGTTCGGCGTGGAGACGGTCGATTCGACGCTCGCCGTCGGCGACACCGGCACCATCGCGTTCGACCTGACGAACGTCGGTCCAGTCGATGCCGAAGACGCCACCGTGACCGTCACCTCGACAGACCCCGAGGTTACCTTCGGTGACGGCGTGCCGTCCGCACAGAGTTTCGTCGGCGACTGGGACGCGGGTGCGACCGAACGCGTCGAGTTCCGAACGCGCGTCGCCGAGGACGCCATCGTCCGTAACTACTCGGTCGAGTTGACGGTGACCTACCGAGACCAAGACGGGCAGCAACGGACCTCGCGAACAATCGTCGCCGGTGTCCGTCCGACTCGCGGTGCCGCCTTCGAACTCGTCGACGTCGATTCGGCAGTCGCCGTCGGAGACACTGGGACGTTGACACTCGAACTCCAGAACGTCGGCGACGCGACGGCCTCCGGGACCACCGTCGCCCTCGAATCGACCGACTCCGAGATTACCTTCGGTGCGGGTGCACCTGCCGCGGAGGCGTACGTCGGCGCGTGGGAACCCGGTGAGACCAAACGGGTGAGTTTCCGAACGCGCGTCGCCGACGACGCCCTCGACCGACCGTACTCGCTCGACGTGGGCGTCACGTTCCGCAATCCCGGCGGTGGCCGAAAGACCGAGACACTCGTCGCTGGCCTCGACCCCGGTGCCGGCCCGGCGTTCAGCGTCTCCATCGAAGAGAGTACCCTTCGTGTCGGCGGGGTGGGCCGCGTGACCGGTACCGTCGAGAACGTCGGCGAGAGCGAGGCCCGCGACGTGGTGCTTCGCCTCGACGCCAACGGCACGGCGATGACGCCGACCGACCTCGAAGTTACAGTTGGGACGCTCGGACCCGGTGAATCCGCCGAGTTCGAGTACGCTATCGGCCTCGCCGAAGGGGCGACACCGGGTCCACGCCGACTGCCGTTCGTCGTCGAGTACCGGCCACCGGGCGACGAGATGCGAGCGTTCGACCGGACCGACGTCCTCGCGGAGGCGAGTGCACGCAACCCCACCATCACCGTCGAACCGCGGAACGCGACGTTCGAAGTCGACTCCACCGGGCGACTCGTCCTCGCGGTGACGAACACCGAGGACACGCCGCAGACCGACGTGACGGTTCGACTCGTCGCCGAAGAACCACTCTCCAGTGAGGACGCTGTGGCGTTCATCCCGCGACTGGAGGGAGGTGAGACGAGACTGGTCGTCTTCGACCTCGAAGTGAGCGACGACGCAGTTCCGAAGACGCAGGCCGTCGGGGTGGGTGTGAATTACACTGACGACGCCGGGCGACAACTGACGACTGGAACGCAGCAAGTAGCCGTCGAAGTGGTCGAACCGGCCACGTCGTTCCCCATCCTCCCGGCCGCCGTCGCCGTCCTCGCTCTCGCTGGCGTGGGATACTGGTGGTACCGGCGGCGGTGA
- a CDS encoding ABC transporter ATP-binding protein — MTVPAIDIEGLTKFYGDVRGVEDLDLTVPEGELFGFLGPNGAGKSTTIRLILGFLKPTEGTANVLGVPIDDREAFLDVRSDIGHIPGDPQFYDDVTGRKTLDYLASLSGDERRDELLERFPVPLDRPVRGYSRGNRQKLAIVQAFMHEPRLVVMDEPTSGLDPLVQQEFYEFLREERDRGVSVFFSTHILSEVREVCDQVAIIRKGRLVAVEHIDDLLERSGKVVTLQTPDTIDIADFDFEETIDARIEPDGSLRLVISGNYDGLVDALERYDIEDLEVRETAIEDVFMHFYDAEDGDESEGARGGADDEVHPVGDDSEPEDAEEVADA, encoded by the coding sequence ATGACCGTCCCCGCCATCGACATCGAAGGCCTGACCAAGTTCTACGGGGACGTACGCGGCGTCGAGGACCTCGACCTCACGGTTCCAGAAGGCGAACTGTTCGGCTTTCTCGGCCCGAACGGTGCTGGCAAGTCGACGACTATTCGACTCATCTTGGGCTTCCTCAAACCGACCGAGGGGACTGCGAACGTCCTCGGCGTCCCTATCGACGACCGAGAGGCCTTCCTCGACGTGCGAAGCGACATCGGTCACATCCCCGGTGACCCGCAGTTCTACGACGACGTGACGGGGCGGAAGACCCTCGACTACCTCGCGAGTCTCTCCGGCGACGAACGCCGAGACGAACTGCTCGAACGGTTTCCGGTTCCGCTCGACCGGCCGGTCCGTGGGTACTCGCGAGGCAACCGCCAGAAACTCGCCATCGTCCAGGCGTTCATGCACGAACCGCGACTGGTCGTGATGGACGAACCGACGTCGGGGCTAGACCCCCTCGTCCAACAGGAGTTCTACGAGTTCCTCCGCGAGGAACGCGACCGGGGTGTCTCGGTGTTCTTCTCGACACACATCCTCAGTGAAGTCCGCGAAGTATGCGACCAGGTCGCCATCATCCGGAAGGGACGACTCGTGGCCGTCGAACACATCGACGACCTCCTCGAACGGAGTGGGAAGGTCGTCACGCTCCAGACACCGGACACCATCGACATCGCGGACTTCGACTTCGAGGAGACCATCGACGCTCGGATAGAACCCGACGGGTCGCTCCGACTCGTCATCTCTGGGAACTACGATGGCCTCGTAGACGCCCTCGAACGATACGACATCGAGGACCTCGAAGTCCGCGAGACGGCCATCGAGGACGTGTTCATGCACTTCTACGACGCCGAGGACGGGGACGAATCTGAAGGTGCGCGTGGGGGGGCCGACGACGAGGTCCACCCTGTCGGAGACGATTCCGAACCCGAAGACGCGGAGGAAGTCGCCGATGCGTGA